The window ACCATCAAGTCCAAACTCCACTACCGATACACCAAACTCGATTGCGCAGTGATTCATGGCTGTCATCTTCTGCGACCACGAAAAATCACCAATTTCGATGACTCTTTTGTACCTGCGATTACCGATTCGCTCATGCAGGCTGCAGGGGCAAAGAGCATCGACTGGCAAGGGCGGCTCGAATGCTGCGGCGCGGCCCTGGCCGGCATCAATGATGAACTCGCCAACAGTTTACTCGATGAAAAAATCAAAGGAGCCCAGGCAGCAGGAGTTGATTTTATCGTGCCGATCTGCGCATACTGCTATCTTCAGTGTGATATCGCCCAGGTCAACAACCTGAAAAAACAGCCGGATAAAGCTACCGATACGCCCTTCCCCGTATTGTTGTATCCGCAACTGCTCGGTTTATGCCTGGGACTTCCACCCACCACTCTTGGCCTGCCCGATAATCAGACCATCAGCAGTGATGACATTGATTCGTTACAATCCCTGCTCGGTCCCCCGGTCGAGCCCAAGAAGAGTCGTAAAAAGGTCAAAACAACTACCTGAGCTCCATAGATTTTCTCGCTTTAACATAGATGAATTAAAAGCCATCCTTTTATCCGCCGGGGTGGCTTTTTACTTTCATAAATTCCATGAATGGTATTATCTATGACTTGACCCGAATGACTCATGAGACAGTCGGGTTAACCGGAGCGGAGAGTGACAAAAGAGAATCGCTCTTCGTCTTTATATTTGCCCGGAAGGATGTCGCTGTTTTAGATGGATGGCGTGTCAATTCTAAGCATGCCATACTTCTACACCAAACTTCCTGCCGGTGCAGTACAACGTGTCATTTTCAACCTGGAACGGAGATAGTATGGGTAAAGTTATAGCTTTTGCTGGCAAAGGCGGCGTTGGGAAAACCACCGTTGCATCCCTCGTTATTCGTCATCTTTCCAATACCGGTCAAACACCGATTCTCGCGGTTGACGCCG of the Desulfosediminicola ganghwensis genome contains:
- a CDS encoding CoB--CoM heterodisulfide reductase iron-sulfur subunit B family protein: MKYAFFQGCNIPIRIQQYATATEAVLKVFDVELHVENDFNCCGYPMRNVDEKSYILPSARNLALAEKACLDIMVLCNCCFQSLKKAQHVLANDEALAAELNEVLAREGLEYTGKTQVQHFLTILHDQIGIDTIKSKLHYRYTKLDCAVIHGCHLLRPRKITNFDDSFVPAITDSLMQAAGAKSIDWQGRLECCGAALAGINDELANSLLDEKIKGAQAAGVDFIVPICAYCYLQCDIAQVNNLKKQPDKATDTPFPVLLYPQLLGLCLGLPPTTLGLPDNQTISSDDIDSLQSLLGPPVEPKKSRKKVKTTT